In Blautia sp. SC05B48, a single genomic region encodes these proteins:
- a CDS encoding metallophosphoesterase codes for MAACTHFLQTFTFRACFAGVYIFLSTSLLTCFLIRKPPALHRFLKNTANYFQGTFLYILIVIVTTDLCRLILKHTLHPAWMYSRKAFVITGAVCTLLIIGVSLYGIFNQWNIKTKTYDVKIDKQVKGMDSLKIVLLADIHFGYSIGEKHAGLLVKKINAENPDLICIAGDIFDNEYEGIKNPKKTAAILRSLKSRYGVYACWGNHDLSEPILAGFTFRNAKKDYDDPRMRNFLESANIRLLDDETVLIDKRFSLTGRKDPSRCRKMSDTRKDPDELTACLDKTLPIIFMDHQPGQLDEVAAAGADLDLCGHTHDGQLFPLNIITGLIWENSCGYLKKGTMHNIVTSGAGIWGPNMRTATNSEICSITVHFYPARPNSSDPS; via the coding sequence ATGGCTGCCTGCACTCATTTTTTGCAGACCTTTACGTTCCGGGCATGCTTTGCAGGTGTTTATATTTTTCTGTCCACTTCTCTTCTGACCTGTTTTCTCATCCGGAAGCCTCCTGCGCTCCATCGCTTCCTGAAAAATACGGCAAATTATTTTCAGGGAACATTTCTTTACATCCTGATCGTAATCGTAACTACAGATCTCTGCAGACTGATCCTGAAGCATACGCTTCATCCGGCCTGGATGTATTCCCGGAAAGCCTTCGTAATAACAGGCGCTGTCTGCACCCTTCTGATCATCGGTGTCAGTCTCTATGGGATTTTTAACCAGTGGAATATTAAGACAAAAACTTATGATGTGAAAATAGACAAGCAGGTGAAGGGAATGGACTCCCTGAAGATCGTCCTGCTCGCAGACATTCATTTCGGTTACAGCATCGGAGAAAAACATGCCGGGCTTCTTGTAAAAAAGATCAACGCCGAAAATCCGGATCTGATCTGTATTGCCGGCGATATTTTTGATAACGAATATGAGGGGATCAAAAACCCCAAAAAAACAGCGGCCATTCTCCGTTCGCTGAAATCCAGATACGGCGTTTATGCCTGCTGGGGCAACCATGATCTCAGCGAACCGATTCTGGCCGGTTTTACCTTCCGCAATGCAAAAAAAGATTATGATGATCCCAGAATGCGGAATTTTCTGGAATCTGCCAACATTCGGCTTCTCGATGACGAAACCGTCCTCATAGATAAACGGTTTTCTCTGACAGGCCGTAAGGATCCTTCACGCTGCCGAAAAATGTCCGACACCCGTAAGGATCCTGACGAGCTTACAGCCTGCCTTGACAAAACACTCCCGATTATTTTTATGGATCATCAGCCCGGTCAGCTGGATGAAGTGGCAGCCGCAGGCGCAGATCTTGATCTCTGCGGTCATACTCATGACGGTCAGCTGTTCCCTCTGAACATCATCACCGGCCTGATCTGGGAAAATTCCTGCGGTTACCTGAAAAAAGGGACTATGCACAACATCGTTACTTCCGGCGCCGGCATATGGGGCCCGAATATGCGTACTGCCACAAACAGTGAGATCTGCTCGATCACAGTACATTTTTATCCTGCCAGACCTAATTCCTCTGATCCCTCATAA